In one Pseudomonas sp. Bout1 genomic region, the following are encoded:
- a CDS encoding class II 3-deoxy-7-phosphoheptulonate synthase, which yields MSQPWSPDSWRALPIQQQPQYPDAAHLSQVEQNLASYPPLVFAGEARELRRQFAEVTQGRAFLLQGGDCAESFAEFSAAKIRDTFKVLLQMAIVMTFAAGCPVVKVGRMAGQFAKPRSSNDETIDGITLPAYRGDIVNGIGFDEKSRVPDPDRLLQSYHQSTATLNLLRAFAQGGFADLHQVHKWNLDFIANSALAEKYSQLADRIDETLAFMRACGMDSSPQLRETSFFTAHEALLLNYEQAFVRRDSLTNDYYDCSAHMLWIGDRTRQLDGAHVEFLRGVNNPIGVKVGPSMNPDDLIRLIDILNPDNDPGRLNLIARMGANKVGDHLPNLIRAVQREGKQVLWSSDPMHGNTIKASSGYKTRDFAQILSEVKEFFQVHEAEGTYAGGIHIEMTGQNVTECIGGARPITEDGLSDRYHTHCDPRMNADQSLELAFLIAETLKQVKR from the coding sequence ATGAGCCAACCCTGGAGCCCCGACAGCTGGCGCGCCCTGCCGATCCAGCAACAACCCCAGTACCCCGACGCTGCACATTTGTCACAGGTCGAGCAAAACCTGGCGAGTTACCCGCCACTGGTGTTTGCCGGTGAAGCCCGTGAGTTGCGCCGTCAGTTTGCCGAGGTCACCCAGGGTCGCGCCTTCCTGTTGCAAGGCGGTGATTGCGCCGAGAGTTTTGCCGAGTTTTCGGCGGCAAAAATCCGCGACACCTTCAAGGTGCTGCTGCAGATGGCGATCGTGATGACCTTCGCCGCCGGTTGCCCGGTGGTCAAGGTCGGCCGCATGGCCGGCCAGTTCGCCAAGCCGCGCTCGTCCAACGATGAAACCATCGACGGCATCACCCTGCCCGCCTACCGCGGAGATATCGTCAACGGCATTGGCTTCGATGAAAAAAGCCGCGTGCCCGACCCCGACCGCCTGCTGCAGTCCTACCACCAGTCCACCGCCACACTGAACCTGCTGCGGGCATTTGCCCAGGGCGGTTTTGCCGACCTGCACCAGGTGCACAAGTGGAACCTGGACTTTATCGCCAACTCGGCCCTGGCCGAGAAATACAGCCAGTTGGCTGACCGTATCGATGAAACCCTGGCCTTCATGCGCGCCTGCGGCATGGACAGCTCGCCGCAATTGCGCGAGACCAGCTTTTTCACCGCTCACGAGGCGCTGCTGCTCAACTACGAACAAGCGTTCGTACGCCGCGACAGCCTGACCAACGACTACTACGACTGCTCGGCGCACATGCTGTGGATCGGTGATCGCACCCGCCAGCTGGACGGTGCCCACGTCGAATTCCTGCGCGGGGTCAACAACCCGATCGGGGTCAAGGTTGGCCCAAGCATGAACCCCGACGACCTGATCCGCCTGATCGATATCCTCAACCCGGACAACGACCCCGGCCGCCTGAACCTGATTGCGCGCATGGGTGCGAACAAGGTTGGCGACCATCTGCCGAACCTGATTCGCGCGGTACAGCGTGAAGGCAAGCAGGTGCTGTGGAGTTCCGACCCGATGCACGGCAACACCATCAAGGCCAGCAGCGGCTACAAAACCCGGGACTTCGCGCAGATCCTCAGCGAGGTGAAGGAATTCTTCCAGGTGCATGAAGCCGAAGGCACTTACGCCGGCGGGATTCATATCGAGATGACCGGGCAGAACGTCACCGAGTGCATCGGCGGCGCACGGCCGATTACCGAGGATGGCCTGTCGGACCGCTACCACACCCACTGTGACCCACGGATGAATGCCGATCAGTCGCTGGAATTGGCGTTCCTGATTGCCGAGACGCTAAAACAGGTCAAGCGCTAA
- a CDS encoding spermidine synthase — protein MSEERVERLLAEVHDDFGMIRVLEVADYRFLEFGDAIEQSCVFTADPSWLEYDYTRAMLIGALCHDQPESALFLGLGAGTLTQACLKFLPLEDVEAIELRPDVPRLAIEFLGLDDDPRLYIRVGDALELLPTAESADLIFVDLYTDVGPGVGHLAWKFLENCQKKLNPGGWLVINQWATDDGKPLGAALLRGLYHRHYWELPVKEGNVILLVPADLDQALDMPALSARAEGLAPRLGYSLQALIKAIRAAT, from the coding sequence ATGTCTGAGGAGCGCGTCGAGCGCCTGCTGGCCGAGGTCCATGATGACTTCGGCATGATCCGCGTGCTGGAAGTGGCTGATTATCGCTTTCTCGAATTTGGCGATGCCATTGAGCAGAGTTGTGTGTTTACGGCTGACCCGAGTTGGCTGGAGTACGACTATACCCGGGCGATGCTGATTGGGGCGTTGTGCCATGATCAGCCGGAGAGTGCGTTGTTTCTTGGGTTGGGGGCTGGGACGTTGACCCAGGCTTGCCTGAAGTTTCTGCCTCTGGAAGACGTTGAGGCCATCGAGCTGCGGCCTGATGTGCCGCGCCTGGCTATCGAGTTTTTGGGGTTGGATGATGATCCTCGGCTGTATATCCGTGTCGGGGATGCGCTGGAGTTGCTGCCCACTGCTGAGTCGGCGGATTTGATTTTTGTTGATTTGTATACCGATGTGGGGCCGGGGGTTGGGCATTTGGCCTGGAAGTTCCTGGAGAACTGCCAGAAGAAGCTGAATCCTGGGGGGTGGCTGGTGATTAATCAGTGGGCTACGGATGATGGTAAACCGCTGGGGGCGGCGTTGTTGCGTGGGTTGTATCATCGGCACTACTGGGAGTTGCCGGTGAAGGAGGGGAATGTGATTCTTTTGGTGCCGGCGGATTTGGACCAGGCTTTGGATATGCCTGCGTTGTCTGCACGGGCTGAGGGGTTGGCGCCGCGGCTGGGGTATTCGCTGCAGGCGTTGATCAAGGCGATTCGGGCTGCTACTTAG
- a CDS encoding crotonase/enoyl-CoA hydratase family protein: MNQATSSRVSREQQGHILLLGLDRVAKRNAFDLELLNELSLAYGEFDRNEEARVAIVFGHGDHFTAGLDLANVGPTMAQGWQPPLGGCDPWGVFAGPRVSKPVIVAAQGYCLTIGIELMLAADINLCASNTRFAQMEVQRGIFPFGGATLRFHQIAGWGNAMRWLLTGDEFDAHEALRLGLVQEVMASEDLLPRAVALANRIAQQAPLGVQATLMSARQARMEGETAAAAGLPVLVEKLLNSEDAKEGVRAMVEKRPGVFKGC; this comes from the coding sequence ATGAACCAAGCCACCAGCAGCCGCGTCAGCCGTGAACAGCAGGGCCATATCCTGTTGCTGGGCCTGGATCGCGTGGCCAAGCGCAATGCGTTCGACCTCGAGTTGCTCAATGAGTTGAGCCTGGCGTATGGCGAATTTGATCGCAATGAAGAGGCGCGGGTGGCCATTGTCTTCGGGCATGGCGATCATTTTACCGCAGGGCTGGACCTGGCCAATGTGGGGCCAACCATGGCGCAGGGCTGGCAGCCGCCGTTGGGTGGCTGTGATCCGTGGGGTGTTTTCGCCGGGCCCCGGGTGAGTAAACCGGTGATCGTTGCGGCCCAGGGGTACTGCCTGACGATTGGTATCGAGCTGATGCTGGCGGCGGATATCAATCTGTGTGCCAGTAATACTCGTTTTGCGCAGATGGAAGTGCAGCGTGGGATCTTTCCTTTTGGGGGCGCGACGTTGCGTTTTCATCAGATTGCCGGGTGGGGGAATGCCATGCGCTGGTTGCTCACTGGGGATGAGTTTGATGCCCATGAGGCGCTGCGGTTGGGGTTGGTGCAGGAGGTGATGGCCAGCGAGGATTTGCTGCCTCGGGCGGTGGCCTTGGCAAACCGCATTGCGCAGCAGGCGCCGTTGGGGGTGCAGGCCACGCTGATGTCAGCACGCCAGGCGCGGATGGAGGGCGAGACAGCGGCGGCGGCCGGGTTGCCTGTGTTGGTGGAGAAACTGCTGAACAGTGAAGATGCCAAGGAGGGTGTACGGGCGATGGTCGAGAAGCGGCCCGGGGTGTTTAAAGGCTGTTGA
- a CDS encoding DEAD/DEAH box helicase: MTQETGGFAAFNLNPNILAAVIATGYEEPSAIQQQSIPIIMAGQDMIGQAQTGTGKTAAFALPILHCIDPAKREPQALILAPTRELALQVATAFETYAKQMPGVTVVAVYGGAPMGPQLKAIRNGAQIVVATPGRLCDHLRRDEKVLSTVNHLVLDEADEMLKLGFMDDLEVIFKALPATRQTVLFSATLPQSIRAIAERHLRDPQHVKIQTKTQTVTAIEQAHLLVHADQKTSAVLSLLEVEDFDALIMFVRTKQATLDLASALEAKGYKAAALNGDIAQNQRERVIDSLKDGRLDIVVATDVAARGLDVPRITHVFNVDMPYDPESYVHRIGRTGRAGREGRALLLVTPRERRMLQVIERVTGQKVAEVRLPDAQAVLDARIKKLTNSLSPLVADAESTHGDLLDRLTADIGCTPRALAAALLRKATNGQALTLAAIEKERPLVPNNAPRGDRPERTGDRPDRGDRERRAPVPLAEGRARCRTALGARDGIAAKNLLGAILNEGGLAREAIGRIQVRDSFSLVELPEDGLEKLLTKLKDTRVAGKQLKLRRYRED; this comes from the coding sequence ATGACCCAGGAAACCGGCGGCTTCGCCGCTTTTAATCTTAACCCGAATATTCTTGCTGCCGTCATCGCGACTGGCTACGAAGAACCTTCGGCTATTCAGCAGCAATCGATCCCGATCATCATGGCCGGCCAAGACATGATTGGCCAAGCGCAAACCGGTACCGGTAAAACCGCCGCGTTCGCCCTGCCAATCCTGCACTGTATCGATCCTGCCAAGCGCGAGCCGCAAGCCCTGATCCTGGCGCCAACCCGTGAGTTGGCGCTGCAAGTAGCAACCGCTTTCGAAACCTACGCCAAGCAAATGCCGGGCGTTACCGTTGTGGCCGTTTACGGCGGCGCGCCTATGGGCCCACAACTGAAAGCAATCCGTAACGGCGCACAGATCGTTGTCGCCACTCCGGGCCGTCTGTGCGACCACCTGCGTCGCGACGAAAAAGTGCTGTCGACCGTGAACCACCTGGTTCTGGACGAAGCTGACGAAATGCTCAAGCTGGGCTTCATGGACGACCTGGAAGTCATCTTCAAGGCGCTGCCAGCAACCCGTCAGACCGTACTGTTCTCGGCTACCCTGCCACAGTCGATCCGTGCCATTGCCGAACGCCATCTGCGCGATCCGCAACACGTGAAGATCCAGACCAAGACTCAGACCGTTACCGCGATCGAACAGGCTCACCTGTTGGTTCACGCTGACCAGAAGACCTCGGCTGTATTGAGCCTGCTGGAAGTCGAAGACTTCGACGCCCTGATCATGTTCGTGCGCACCAAGCAAGCGACCCTGGACCTGGCCAGTGCCCTGGAAGCCAAAGGCTACAAAGCCGCTGCGCTGAACGGTGACATTGCCCAGAACCAACGTGAGCGCGTGATCGACTCCCTCAAGGATGGCCGTCTGGACATCGTTGTGGCGACCGACGTTGCTGCCCGTGGCCTCGACGTTCCACGTATCACCCACGTGTTCAACGTGGACATGCCTTACGATCCAGAGTCCTACGTTCACCGTATCGGCCGTACCGGCCGTGCCGGTCGCGAAGGTCGTGCACTGCTGCTGGTGACTCCACGTGAGCGCCGCATGCTGCAAGTGATCGAGCGTGTAACCGGTCAGAAAGTTGCCGAAGTCCGCCTGCCGGATGCCCAGGCTGTTCTCGATGCCCGCATCAAGAAACTGACCAACAGCCTGTCGCCGCTGGTGGCTGACGCTGAATCGACCCACGGTGATCTGCTGGACCGCCTGACTGCCGATATCGGTTGCACCCCGCGTGCCCTGGCTGCTGCCCTGCTGCGTAAGGCTACCAATGGTCAAGCCCTGACCCTGGCGGCGATCGAGAAAGAACGTCCACTGGTGCCGAACAACGCTCCGCGCGGTGATCGTCCAGAACGTACTGGCGACCGTCCAGACCGTGGTGATCGCGAGCGTCGTGCTCCGGTTCCATTGGCTGAAGGCCGTGCTCGCTGCCGTACCGCGCTGGGCGCGCGTGATGGCATCGCCGCCAAGAACCTGCTGGGCGCTATCCTCAACGAGGGTGGCCTGGCACGTGAAGCGATCGGTCGCATCCAGGTGCGTGACAGCTTCTCCCTGGTGGAGCTGCCGGAAGATGGCCTGGAGAAACTCCTGACCAAGCTGAAGGACACTCGCGTTGCCGGTAAGCAGTTGAAGCTGCGTCGCTACCGCGAAGATTGA
- a CDS encoding class III extradiol ring-cleavage dioxygenase — MLPSLFISHGSPMLALQPGASGPALKRLAAELPRPKAIVVVSAHWESQGLLVTGSAAPETWHDFGGFPRELFAVQYPAPGNPQLAGQIVELLKADGLEARIDDQRPFDHGTWVPLSLMYPAADIPVVQVSLPSRMGPALQTRVGHALASLREQGVLLIGSGSITHNLGELDWHAGPESIEPWARDFRDWMVSKLAANDEAALHDYRRQAPHAVRSHPSDEHLLPLYFARGAGGEFSAAHQGFTMGALGMDIYRFA, encoded by the coding sequence ATGCTCCCCAGCCTGTTTATCTCCCACGGTTCGCCCATGCTCGCCCTGCAACCAGGCGCCAGCGGCCCGGCACTCAAGCGCCTGGCGGCGGAGCTGCCACGGCCCAAGGCCATTGTGGTGGTCTCGGCGCACTGGGAAAGCCAAGGCCTGTTGGTGACCGGCAGCGCCGCACCCGAGACCTGGCACGACTTCGGCGGCTTCCCACGGGAATTGTTCGCCGTGCAGTACCCGGCGCCCGGTAACCCGCAATTGGCAGGCCAGATAGTCGAGCTGCTCAAGGCGGACGGCCTGGAGGCGCGCATTGATGACCAGCGTCCTTTCGACCACGGCACCTGGGTGCCCCTGTCACTGATGTACCCGGCCGCCGATATTCCGGTGGTGCAGGTATCGCTGCCAAGCCGCATGGGCCCTGCCCTGCAAACCCGTGTCGGCCACGCACTGGCGAGCCTGCGGGAACAAGGCGTGCTGCTGATCGGTTCCGGCAGCATCACCCATAACCTCGGCGAACTGGACTGGCACGCCGGGCCTGAAAGCATCGAGCCCTGGGCACGGGACTTTCGCGATTGGATGGTCAGCAAACTGGCAGCCAACGATGAAGCCGCCCTGCACGACTATCGCCGCCAGGCTCCCCATGCCGTGCGCAGCCATCCCAGCGATGAGCATTTGCTGCCACTGTATTTCGCCCGGGGCGCAGGCGGTGAATTCAGCGCGGCCCACCAAGGCTTCACCATGGGTGCGCTGGGCATGGACATCTATCGCTTCGCTTGA
- a CDS encoding thiopurine S-methyltransferase, which produces MEPGFWHERWARNQTGFHLPEVNPYLLRHWPGLGVERTAQVLVPLCGKSLDLVWLASVGHRVIGVELSEKAVEEFFSEQELTPQISQRGAFKVYQAGSIELWCGDFFALDAGAVADCRALYDRAALIALPPLMREKYVAHLTRILAAGSRGLLITLDYEQSQKAGPPFAVSDEEVKLLLGAHWSLEVLQEQDILDQSWKFVQEGVTRLEERVYRLAKD; this is translated from the coding sequence ATGGAACCTGGATTTTGGCATGAGCGGTGGGCGCGCAATCAGACGGGGTTTCATCTGCCCGAGGTGAATCCATACCTGCTGCGCCACTGGCCTGGGCTGGGCGTGGAGCGCACAGCGCAAGTGTTGGTGCCGTTGTGCGGCAAGAGCCTGGACCTGGTGTGGCTGGCGAGTGTCGGGCATCGGGTGATTGGGGTCGAACTGTCGGAAAAGGCCGTTGAGGAGTTTTTCAGCGAGCAGGAACTGACGCCGCAGATCAGTCAGCGCGGTGCTTTCAAGGTCTACCAGGCGGGCTCCATCGAACTCTGGTGCGGGGATTTCTTCGCCCTGGATGCAGGCGCAGTGGCAGATTGCCGGGCGCTTTACGACCGGGCGGCGTTGATTGCCTTGCCGCCGTTGATGCGAGAAAAGTACGTCGCGCACTTGACCAGGATTCTGGCGGCAGGCAGTCGTGGCCTGTTAATCACCCTCGACTATGAACAGTCGCAGAAGGCGGGCCCGCCGTTTGCGGTGAGCGACGAGGAAGTGAAGCTGCTGCTCGGCGCGCATTGGAGCTTGGAGGTACTGCAGGAGCAGGACATTCTGGACCAGAGCTGGAAGTTCGTTCAGGAGGGCGTCACACGCCTGGAAGAGCGAGTGTATCGCCTGGCCAAAGACTGA
- the htpX gene encoding protease HtpX, with translation MMRILLFLATNLAVVLIASITLSLFGFNGIMAANGVDLNLNQLLIFCAVFGFAGSIFSLFISKWMAKMSTSTQIITQPRTRHEQWLLQTVEQLSREAGIKMPEVGIFPAYEANAFATGWNKNDALVAVSQGLLERFSPDEIKAVLAHEIGHVANGDMVTLALVQGVVNTFVMFFARIIGNFVDKVIFKNEQGQGIAYYVATIFAELVLGFLASSIVMWFSRKREFRADEAGARLAGTGAMISALQHLRSEQGLPVHMPNTLTAFGINGGIKQGMARLFMSHPPLEERIDALRRRG, from the coding sequence ATGATGCGCATTCTGCTGTTCTTGGCCACTAACCTGGCGGTCGTGCTGATTGCCAGCATCACGCTGAGCCTTTTCGGCTTCAATGGGATCATGGCGGCCAACGGGGTTGATCTGAACCTCAATCAGCTGCTGATCTTCTGTGCGGTCTTTGGTTTTGCCGGGTCGATTTTCTCGCTGTTCATCTCCAAGTGGATGGCGAAGATGAGCACCAGCACCCAGATCATCACCCAGCCACGTACCCGGCATGAGCAATGGCTGCTGCAAACCGTCGAGCAATTGTCCCGCGAAGCCGGGATCAAGATGCCTGAAGTCGGGATCTTCCCGGCCTATGAAGCCAATGCCTTTGCCACCGGCTGGAACAAGAACGACGCCCTTGTGGCCGTCAGCCAAGGCTTGCTCGAGCGTTTTTCGCCCGACGAGATCAAGGCCGTGCTGGCCCACGAGATCGGCCACGTGGCCAATGGCGACATGGTCACTTTGGCGCTGGTGCAAGGCGTGGTGAACACCTTCGTGATGTTCTTTGCGCGGATCATCGGCAATTTCGTCGACAAGGTGATTTTCAAGAATGAACAGGGCCAGGGCATCGCCTACTACGTGGCGACCATTTTCGCCGAACTGGTACTGGGTTTCCTCGCCAGCTCGATCGTGATGTGGTTTTCACGCAAACGCGAATTCCGCGCAGACGAAGCCGGTGCACGCCTGGCCGGTACCGGCGCAATGATCAGCGCCCTGCAGCACCTGCGCTCCGAACAGGGCTTGCCGGTGCACATGCCGAACACCCTGACAGCCTTTGGCATCAACGGTGGTATCAAGCAAGGCATGGCTCGTCTGTTCATGAGCCATCCACCGCTGGAAGAGCGGATTGACGCACTGCGTCGCCGCGGCTGA
- a CDS encoding pyridoxal phosphate-dependent aminotransferase has translation MQVSKSNKLANVCYDIRGPVLKHAKRLEEEGHRILKLNIGNPAPFGFEAPEEILQDVIRNLPTAQGYSDSKGLFSARKAVMQYYQQKQVEGVGIEDIYLGNGVSELIVMSMQALLNNGDEVLVPAPDYPLWTAAVTLAGGHPVHYLCDEGADWFPDLADIKAKITPNTKALVIINPNNPTGAVYSREVLLGMLELARQHNLVVFSDEIYDKILYDDAVHICTASLAPDLLCLTFNGLSKSYRVAGFRSGWIAISGPKHNAQSYIEGIDMLANMRLCANVPSQHAIQTALGGYQSINDLVLPQGRLLEQRNRTWELLNAIPGVSCVKPMGALYAFPRIDPKVCPIFNDEKFVLDLLLSEKLLVVQGTAFNWPWPDHFRVVTLPRVDDLEMAIGRIGNFLKSYRQ, from the coding sequence TGAACATCGGCAACCCGGCACCCTTTGGCTTCGAAGCGCCGGAGGAAATCCTTCAGGACGTGATCCGCAACCTGCCTACCGCCCAAGGCTACAGCGACTCCAAAGGCCTGTTCAGTGCGCGCAAGGCGGTCATGCAGTACTACCAGCAAAAGCAGGTTGAAGGTGTCGGCATCGAAGACATCTACCTGGGCAACGGCGTGTCCGAGCTGATCGTCATGTCCATGCAGGCCCTGCTTAACAACGGCGACGAAGTACTCGTTCCGGCCCCCGATTATCCGCTGTGGACGGCCGCCGTCACACTGGCCGGCGGCCATCCAGTGCACTACCTGTGTGACGAGGGCGCCGACTGGTTCCCGGACCTGGCCGACATCAAGGCCAAGATCACCCCGAATACCAAGGCGCTGGTTATCATCAACCCGAACAACCCCACCGGCGCGGTGTACTCCAGGGAAGTGCTGCTGGGCATGCTCGAACTGGCACGCCAGCACAACCTGGTGGTGTTTTCCGACGAGATCTACGACAAGATCCTGTACGACGATGCCGTGCACATCTGCACGGCTTCCCTGGCGCCCGACCTGCTGTGCCTGACCTTCAACGGCCTGTCGAAATCCTACCGGGTGGCGGGTTTCCGTTCCGGCTGGATCGCGATTTCCGGCCCCAAGCACAATGCCCAGAGCTACATCGAGGGTATCGACATGCTGGCCAACATGCGCCTGTGTGCCAACGTGCCAAGCCAGCATGCCATCCAGACCGCCTTGGGTGGCTACCAGAGCATCAACGACCTGGTACTGCCACAGGGCCGCCTGCTGGAGCAGCGCAACCGTACCTGGGAACTGCTGAACGCAATTCCGGGCGTCAGCTGCGTGAAGCCCATGGGCGCGCTGTATGCTTTCCCGCGGATCGACCCGAAAGTGTGCCCGATCTTCAACGACGAGAAGTTCGTGCTTGATTTGCTGCTGTCGGAAAAGCTGCTGGTCGTCCAGGGCACGGCGTTCAACTGGCCGTGGCCGGATCACTTCCGGGTGGTCACGCTGCCGCGGGTGGATGACCTGGAGATGGCCATTGGTCGTATCGGCAACTTCCTGAAGTCCTATCGCCAGTAA